Proteins encoded within one genomic window of uncultured Sphingopyxis sp.:
- a CDS encoding SIS domain-containing protein, whose amino-acid sequence MTMPNAATDGRTTLMEQEAGEAAAAVAAMLTANRDAFAAIGKRLRAAPPAAVVTCARGSSDHAATYAKYLIETMTGTPTASAALSIASLYDAPAVAGNRLCLAISQSGKSPDLLAAVEQQREAGAFVVALVNAGGSPLAGLADVVIPLSAGLERSVAATKSYIASLAAIAALVAAWAEDEALDAALTALPGQLEQAFALDWSPAVAAFRGATNLFVLGRGYGLGVAQEAALKFKETSALHAESFSAAEVRHGPMAIVGDAFHVLAFGGSDRAAASVRDAAAEFRGRGATVLLADAEGGDLPALVAHPATQPILMIQSFYRMASALALARGQDPDSPPHLNKVTETL is encoded by the coding sequence ATGACGATGCCGAACGCCGCAACAGACGGACGAACGACGCTGATGGAGCAGGAAGCCGGCGAGGCCGCAGCGGCCGTCGCCGCGATGCTGACGGCGAATCGCGACGCCTTCGCCGCTATCGGCAAGCGCCTGCGCGCCGCGCCCCCCGCCGCGGTCGTGACCTGCGCGCGCGGGTCGTCGGACCATGCCGCGACCTATGCCAAATATCTGATCGAGACGATGACGGGGACGCCGACCGCGTCGGCGGCGCTGTCGATCGCGTCGCTCTACGACGCGCCCGCGGTCGCGGGCAATCGCCTGTGCCTCGCCATATCGCAGTCGGGAAAAAGCCCCGACCTGCTCGCGGCGGTCGAGCAGCAGCGCGAGGCCGGCGCCTTCGTCGTCGCGCTCGTCAATGCCGGGGGTTCGCCGCTCGCGGGGCTTGCCGATGTGGTGATCCCGCTCTCGGCCGGGCTCGAGCGATCGGTCGCGGCGACCAAATCCTATATCGCCTCGCTCGCCGCCATCGCCGCGCTGGTCGCGGCATGGGCCGAGGATGAGGCGCTCGACGCGGCGCTGACCGCCCTGCCCGGCCAGCTCGAGCAGGCGTTCGCGCTCGACTGGTCGCCCGCGGTCGCGGCATTCCGGGGGGCGACCAATTTGTTCGTGCTCGGCCGCGGTTACGGGCTCGGCGTCGCGCAGGAAGCCGCGCTCAAGTTCAAGGAGACCTCCGCACTCCACGCCGAAAGCTTCAGCGCCGCCGAAGTGCGGCACGGGCCGATGGCGATCGTCGGCGATGCGTTTCACGTCCTGGCGTTCGGCGGCAGCGACCGCGCGGCGGCGAGCGTGCGCGACGCCGCGGCCGAGTTTCGCGGGCGCGGCGCGACGGTGCTGCTCGCCGACGCCGAGGGCGGCGACCTGCCCGCCCTCGTCGCGCATCCGGCCACCCAGCCGATCCTGATGATCCAGAGCTTCTATCGCATGGCGAGCGCGCTGGCGCTCGCGCGCGGGCAGGACCCCGACTCGCCACCGCATCTCAACAAGGTTACCGAGACTTTATGA
- a CDS encoding heparan-alpha-glucosaminide N-acetyltransferase domain-containing protein, with product MRLISLDVLRGLTVAGMILVNSAAAMKYGAEAEVAPMLLHVSWDGLTLADLVFPGFLTMVGIAIPFSMRDAKFDWAQRGHIFGRTGRLLLLGFILSNLYWFASFASGDWRLFGVLQRIGLVYCACAILFLLSGPRARLIIAAAILALYWPLALLPSLDGLATDIWVRGHNFVASLDRLLLGNHLYVKGPEGYDPEGILGTLPAIAQGLIGVAIGELLIGRKDSAARQLATIGAAMLVAGGVWSLAFPIVKDIWSSSFVLVTSGITVLALALLHHWLDRADRTPGIAATAMLAFGANAIAAYTLHQVTAGVVTWDALLLPFRALRETLGDPVASLIPILLYMLLIWGAMEWLRRKGWIIKI from the coding sequence ATGCGATTGATTTCACTCGACGTGTTGCGGGGGCTCACCGTCGCGGGAATGATATTGGTGAATTCGGCCGCGGCGATGAAATATGGCGCCGAGGCCGAAGTCGCGCCGATGCTGCTGCACGTCAGCTGGGACGGGCTCACCCTCGCCGACCTCGTTTTTCCGGGCTTTCTGACGATGGTGGGCATCGCCATCCCCTTTTCGATGCGCGATGCGAAATTCGATTGGGCGCAGCGCGGGCATATTTTCGGCCGCACCGGCCGCCTGCTGCTGCTGGGTTTCATCCTCAGCAATCTTTACTGGTTCGCCAGCTTCGCCTCGGGCGACTGGCGGCTGTTCGGCGTGCTCCAGCGAATCGGGTTGGTCTATTGCGCGTGCGCGATTCTGTTCCTGCTGTCGGGCCCGCGCGCGCGGCTGATCATCGCCGCGGCGATCCTCGCGCTCTACTGGCCGCTTGCGCTGCTGCCGTCGCTCGACGGGCTGGCGACCGACATATGGGTGCGCGGGCATAATTTCGTCGCCTCGCTCGACCGGCTGCTGCTCGGCAACCATCTCTATGTGAAGGGGCCCGAAGGCTATGATCCCGAGGGGATATTGGGCACCCTCCCCGCAATCGCCCAAGGCCTGATCGGCGTCGCGATCGGCGAGCTGCTGATCGGCCGGAAGGACTCCGCGGCGCGCCAGCTCGCGACGATCGGCGCCGCGATGCTGGTCGCCGGCGGCGTCTGGAGCCTCGCCTTCCCGATCGTGAAAGATATCTGGTCGAGCAGCTTCGTGCTCGTCACCAGCGGCATCACCGTTCTTGCGCTCGCGCTGCTGCATCATTGGCTCGACCGCGCGGACCGCACGCCCGGGATTGCTGCGACCGCGATGCTGGCGTTCGGCGCCAATGCGATCGCGGCCTATACGCTGCATCAGGTGACGGCGGGCGTGGTCACCTGGGACGCGCTGCTCCTGCCCTTTCGCGCGCTGCGCGAAACGCTGGGCGATCCGGTCGCGTCGCTCATCCCCATCTTGCTTTATATGCTGCTGATCTGGGGCGCGATGGAATGGCTGCGCCGCAAGGGCTGGATCATCAAAATCTGA
- a CDS encoding TonB-dependent receptor, whose amino-acid sequence MIKGPAKTYRIRHSLLQGICGAALASAMILPAAAQESTAPLSADDENPNDIVVTGIRANLESAQNRKRNADTVVDSITAEDIGSFPDKSVAEALQRVPGITVVRFAGTDDTSHFSAEPSGVIVRGLSQVRSEFNGRDTFSANSSRGLSWQDISPELLGGIDTYKNQTADMIEGGIAGTVNLRTRVPFDQDGRLISISIKNTYGDIAEKSTPEISGIVSDRWQTGIGEIGLMLSGAYSHAVTASQGIQFDRMAIFDGVFGPGKQYIPSGIYMRDNEYDRKRYGVSAAFQWRSNDGGMELTGQYLRSQYNNSWREHAIYSSAFSIYGQPSDYQVTDPTLVNPLRGTAPFAFDDDGNFLSGWWSAPRPYVGEGDANLGLGVNEDGEAFFNRCYSWEVDGNGVPFCDNPQRAPQLDTAANALRNKQITQDFGLNFRWDVSDRLRVTLDGQYVDASVSNYNASVTARSYANTYVDLTGKYPRLEILPGEADNINLSDGGLNNPNNYHYYAITDHTEDSDGQEIAFRADVEYDVDSGWLDAIKVGARYADRDQTVRWGAYNWANISNNWTYTQAPYFNIDSPVYAPGTNELHTFGGDFFAGNQLNHNSFAFFNMDMLSNREQLAAALGRPSIGVGDYYPVCSGAGYRGAETIEKSFGCYFPSEVHRVSERTVSAYAMAKFGGDSLAIGGVPISGNVGVRLIWTRDDTQGATTFATPFTPAQLACDRGVVDDRPTATAGCVVTADEIAFNNGATVADTTKVNHFHALPSFNVKFDLTDRLVSRFAYSRAMSRPDFGLLRNFLTVNRLSPNLNDFSDTNITRDADGNAIAYDWQYTGQSGNPGLKPMTADQFDLTLEYYFGRSSSFTATGFYKKFNEYIQAGQFNLSITNNGVTEDVRINRPVNGDGAKIYGAEFAFQTFFDFLPAPFDGFGVQANYTYVKNSGIETVNLTNETAGGTAGGGITFEDSTVKPDALEGISKHSYNLVGMYEKGPVSARVAYNWRSKYLVTAIDCCVGFPIWQKSTGYLDASLRLRATANIEFVLEGTNLLGTDTVLMQQVDGDGTLKPNAWFKNDRRYQLGVRLTF is encoded by the coding sequence ATGATCAAGGGGCCTGCCAAGACATACCGGATTCGCCACAGTCTGCTCCAGGGGATCTGCGGCGCAGCACTGGCGAGCGCGATGATCCTTCCCGCCGCGGCGCAGGAAAGCACCGCGCCGCTATCCGCGGACGACGAAAATCCGAACGACATCGTCGTCACCGGCATCCGCGCCAATCTCGAATCGGCCCAGAATCGCAAGCGCAACGCCGATACGGTCGTCGATTCGATCACTGCGGAGGATATCGGCTCCTTCCCCGACAAATCGGTCGCCGAGGCGCTGCAGCGCGTTCCCGGCATCACCGTCGTCCGCTTCGCGGGCACCGACGACACTTCGCACTTCTCGGCCGAACCCTCGGGCGTCATCGTCCGCGGCCTCAGCCAGGTCCGCTCCGAATTCAACGGCCGCGACACCTTCAGCGCGAACAGTTCGCGCGGCCTGTCGTGGCAGGACATCTCGCCCGAGCTTCTCGGCGGCATCGACACCTACAAGAACCAGACCGCCGACATGATCGAGGGCGGGATCGCGGGCACGGTCAATCTGCGCACGCGCGTGCCCTTCGATCAGGACGGCCGCCTGATCTCGATCTCGATCAAGAACACCTATGGCGACATCGCCGAGAAATCGACGCCCGAAATCTCGGGCATCGTCTCCGACCGCTGGCAGACCGGGATCGGCGAGATCGGCCTGATGCTCAGCGGCGCCTATTCGCATGCGGTGACCGCGAGCCAGGGCATCCAGTTCGACCGCATGGCGATTTTCGACGGCGTGTTCGGGCCGGGGAAGCAATATATCCCCAGCGGCATCTACATGCGCGACAATGAATATGACCGCAAACGCTATGGCGTCTCGGCGGCGTTCCAGTGGCGCTCGAACGACGGCGGCATGGAACTGACCGGCCAGTATCTGCGCTCGCAATATAACAACAGCTGGCGCGAACATGCGATCTATTCGAGCGCGTTCAGCATCTACGGACAGCCGAGCGACTATCAGGTCACCGATCCGACGCTGGTCAATCCGCTGCGGGGTACCGCGCCCTTCGCCTTCGACGACGACGGCAATTTCCTCAGCGGCTGGTGGTCGGCGCCGCGCCCCTATGTCGGCGAAGGCGACGCCAATCTCGGGCTCGGCGTCAACGAGGATGGCGAGGCGTTTTTCAATCGCTGCTATTCATGGGAAGTGGACGGGAACGGCGTTCCGTTCTGCGACAACCCGCAGCGCGCGCCGCAACTCGACACCGCGGCCAACGCGCTCCGGAACAAGCAGATCACGCAGGATTTCGGTCTGAACTTCCGCTGGGACGTTTCCGACCGGCTGCGCGTCACGCTGGACGGCCAATATGTCGACGCGAGCGTCAGCAACTATAATGCTTCGGTCACTGCGCGCAGCTATGCCAACACCTATGTCGATCTGACCGGCAAATATCCGCGGCTGGAAATCCTGCCGGGCGAGGCCGACAACATCAACCTGTCGGACGGCGGGCTCAACAACCCGAACAATTATCATTATTACGCGATCACCGACCACACCGAGGACAGCGACGGACAGGAAATCGCCTTCCGCGCCGACGTCGAATATGATGTCGATTCGGGCTGGCTCGATGCGATCAAGGTCGGCGCGCGCTACGCCGATCGCGATCAGACGGTGCGCTGGGGCGCTTATAACTGGGCGAATATCTCGAACAACTGGACCTATACGCAGGCGCCCTATTTCAACATCGACAGCCCGGTCTACGCGCCGGGTACCAACGAACTGCACACCTTCGGCGGCGATTTCTTCGCCGGCAACCAGCTCAATCACAACAGCTTCGCTTTCTTCAACATGGACATGCTGTCGAACCGCGAACAGCTGGCGGCGGCGCTCGGGCGTCCGTCGATCGGCGTCGGCGACTATTATCCGGTCTGTTCGGGCGCGGGCTATCGCGGTGCCGAAACGATCGAAAAATCCTTCGGCTGCTATTTCCCGAGCGAGGTCCATCGCGTCAGCGAACGCACGGTGTCGGCCTATGCGATGGCGAAGTTCGGCGGCGACAGCCTCGCGATCGGCGGCGTGCCGATCTCGGGCAATGTCGGCGTCCGCCTGATCTGGACGCGCGACGACACGCAGGGGGCGACCACTTTCGCGACGCCCTTCACACCCGCCCAGCTGGCTTGCGATCGCGGGGTCGTCGATGACCGGCCCACGGCGACCGCGGGCTGCGTCGTGACCGCGGACGAGATCGCGTTCAACAATGGCGCGACCGTGGCCGATACGACCAAGGTCAATCATTTCCACGCGCTGCCCAGCTTCAACGTGAAGTTCGACCTCACCGACAGGCTGGTATCGCGCTTCGCCTATTCGCGCGCGATGTCGCGTCCCGATTTCGGCCTGCTGCGCAACTTCCTGACCGTCAATCGCCTGTCGCCCAACCTCAACGACTTCTCCGACACCAATATTACGCGCGACGCCGACGGCAATGCGATCGCTTACGACTGGCAATATACCGGCCAGTCGGGCAATCCGGGCCTGAAGCCGATGACGGCCGACCAGTTCGACTTGACGCTCGAATATTATTTCGGCCGGTCGAGTTCGTTCACCGCCACGGGTTTCTACAAGAAATTCAACGAATATATTCAGGCGGGCCAGTTCAACCTCTCGATCACCAATAACGGCGTGACCGAGGATGTCCGCATCAACCGGCCGGTCAACGGCGACGGTGCGAAAATCTACGGCGCGGAATTTGCCTTCCAGACCTTTTTCGACTTCCTGCCGGCGCCGTTCGACGGCTTCGGAGTCCAGGCCAACTATACCTATGTGAAGAACAGCGGGATCGAGACGGTCAATCTGACCAACGAGACCGCGGGCGGGACCGCCGGCGGCGGCATCACCTTCGAAGACAGCACGGTAAAGCCCGATGCGCTAGAAGGCATTTCGAAGCACAGCTACAACCTCGTCGGCATGTATGAGAAAGGCCCGGTGTCGGCGCGCGTCGCCTACAACTGGCGTTCTAAATATCTGGTGACCGCGATCGACTGCTGCGTCGGCTTCCCGATCTGGCAAAAGAGCACGGGCTATCTCGACGCGTCGCTTCGCCTGCGCGCGACGGCGAATATCGAGTTCGTGCTGGAGGGCACCAACCTGCTCGGCACCGACACCGTGCTGATGCAGCAGGTCGACGGCGACGGAACGCTCAAGCCGAACGCCTGGTTCAAGAACGACCGGCGCTACCAGCTCGGCGTGCGGCTCACTTTCTAA
- a CDS encoding tryptophan halogenase family protein → MGDKFEIVIVGGGTAGWMCAAACAVKLDPARFRVRLVESEEIGTVGVGEATLPQMKDFNDFLGLDEAEFMKATQASFKLGIEFVNWGRAGDRYVHPFGTFGRPIGEADFFSYWIRARRAGTAAPLSDYCFPIVTALQNRFMLPNGDANDVRNAFAYAYQFDAFLYARYLRQWAEARGIERVEGRIVEVEQDGGTGDIAAVKLASGARIAGDLFVDCSGFRGLLMAQTLGVGIEDWSYWLPCDSAAAVPSARSADFHPYTRSTRRTAGWQWRIPLQHRTGNGYVYSSADISDDEAAATLLANLDGEAMAEPRVLRFKACKREKAWAHNCIAMGLASGFLEPLESTSIYLVQMAIMHMLTLLPSGPGIDPALPCELNRVMDVEYDRIRDFLILHYVANEPDAPLWERVTTMAVPDTLADKIDRFRHRGHVQAYRDGLFGPPSWQAVFVGQGIEPLAADRLADALPAATVEERLANLAAMIADAAAAVPSHADFIARYCPAPAP, encoded by the coding sequence ATGGGGGATAAATTCGAAATCGTGATCGTCGGCGGCGGGACCGCGGGCTGGATGTGCGCCGCCGCCTGCGCCGTCAAGCTCGACCCCGCGCGCTTTCGCGTCCGCCTCGTCGAATCCGAGGAGATCGGTACCGTCGGCGTCGGCGAGGCGACACTGCCGCAGATGAAGGATTTCAACGACTTCCTCGGGCTCGACGAAGCCGAGTTCATGAAGGCGACGCAAGCCAGCTTCAAACTCGGGATCGAATTCGTCAATTGGGGCCGCGCGGGCGACCGCTACGTCCACCCCTTCGGCACCTTCGGCCGTCCGATCGGCGAGGCCGATTTCTTCAGCTACTGGATCCGCGCCCGCCGCGCCGGGACCGCCGCCCCGCTCTCCGACTATTGCTTCCCGATCGTCACCGCGCTGCAAAACCGCTTCATGCTGCCCAATGGCGATGCGAATGATGTGCGGAACGCCTTCGCCTACGCCTATCAATTCGACGCCTTTCTTTATGCCCGATACCTTCGGCAATGGGCCGAGGCGCGCGGGATCGAGCGCGTCGAAGGCCGCATCGTCGAGGTCGAGCAGGATGGCGGGACCGGCGACATCGCCGCGGTCAAGCTGGCGTCGGGCGCGCGCATCGCCGGCGACCTGTTCGTCGACTGTTCGGGCTTTCGCGGGCTGCTGATGGCGCAGACGCTGGGGGTGGGGATCGAGGACTGGTCGTACTGGCTGCCGTGCGACAGCGCGGCGGCGGTGCCGTCGGCGCGCTCGGCGGACTTTCATCCCTATACGCGTTCGACGCGGCGCACCGCGGGCTGGCAGTGGCGCATCCCGCTCCAGCACCGCACCGGCAACGGCTATGTCTATTCGAGCGCCGACATTTCGGACGACGAGGCGGCGGCGACCCTGCTCGCCAATCTCGACGGCGAGGCGATGGCCGAACCGCGCGTGCTGCGCTTCAAGGCGTGCAAGCGCGAAAAGGCCTGGGCGCATAATTGCATCGCCATGGGGCTCGCGAGCGGGTTTCTCGAGCCGCTCGAATCGACGAGCATCTATCTCGTCCAGATGGCGATCATGCACATGCTGACGCTGCTGCCGTCGGGGCCCGGGATCGACCCGGCGCTTCCGTGCGAACTCAACCGCGTGATGGACGTCGAATATGACCGCATCCGCGATTTCCTGATCCTCCATTACGTCGCGAACGAGCCCGACGCGCCGCTCTGGGAGCGCGTGACGACGATGGCCGTGCCCGATACGCTCGCCGACAAGATCGACCGCTTTCGCCATCGCGGCCATGTCCAGGCCTATCGCGACGGCCTCTTCGGCCCGCCGAGCTGGCAGGCGGTGTTCGTCGGGCAGGGGATCGAGCCGCTCGCCGCCGACCGCCTCGCCGACGCGCTGCCCGCCGCGACCGTCGAGGAGCGGCTCGCGAACCTCGCCGCGATGATCGCCGACGCCGCGGCGGCCGTGCCCTCGCATGCCGATTTCATCGCGCGCTATTGCCCGGCGCCCGCGCCGTGA
- a CDS encoding tryptophan 7-halogenase: MTHSVQRVVVFGGGVAAAMAALAVSRAYARLGTDIVWVDTGEAPAPHAALVAPPDLATFHRLLGIDEAALARHAAATVNMGQQFAGWSGGDDAFLHAYGDAGSAFASLPFVQHWTRARAAGLRVALEDFCLAAAAAKQGRTGAPRETATRQAVKAGWHLDAAGYAKLLRAACEQADIRIVPGAGAVPHKGGSRLDRIDLADGEQLGADLFIDTDGALVAALDGGAEARPGFCDRIIRASAPAFDPLPLYSRVAAHPAGWLTLIPLANRTAIEFAYDSASLSDAGAPAALAAALGRPADAAPPAALGAAARPRPWIGNVVAVGPGAGDAPPLDGAELLLLQLGIAQLVLLWPIDRAEMPEAAIYNEELAGTRARVADFTAQHFRLNARIGEPYWDAARAAPVSVELAAKIDLFAARGMFAHYNHEAHVEDSWALVMAGHGVTPRSFDPQALLTEDQALMAEFQRQLRAVASDVHAMESHADALRRMRE; encoded by the coding sequence GTGACGCATTCGGTGCAGCGGGTGGTCGTCTTTGGCGGCGGGGTTGCGGCGGCGATGGCGGCGCTCGCGGTCAGCCGCGCCTATGCGCGGCTCGGCACCGACATCGTCTGGGTCGACACCGGCGAAGCGCCCGCGCCGCACGCCGCGCTCGTCGCGCCGCCCGACCTCGCGACCTTCCACCGCCTGCTCGGCATCGACGAAGCCGCGCTGGCCCGCCACGCCGCCGCGACGGTCAACATGGGCCAGCAATTCGCCGGCTGGTCGGGCGGCGACGATGCTTTCCTTCACGCCTATGGCGACGCGGGCAGCGCCTTCGCCTCGCTCCCCTTCGTCCAGCACTGGACGCGCGCGCGCGCCGCGGGGCTGCGCGTCGCGCTCGAGGATTTCTGCCTCGCCGCCGCCGCCGCCAAGCAGGGCCGCACCGGCGCGCCGCGTGAGACGGCGACGCGGCAGGCGGTCAAGGCGGGCTGGCACCTCGACGCCGCCGGCTATGCGAAACTGCTGCGCGCCGCGTGCGAGCAGGCCGATATCCGCATCGTGCCCGGCGCGGGCGCCGTTCCGCACAAGGGCGGATCGCGCCTCGACCGCATCGACCTCGCGGACGGCGAGCAACTCGGCGCCGACCTGTTCATCGACACCGACGGCGCGCTGGTCGCCGCGCTCGACGGCGGCGCGGAAGCGCGCCCCGGCTTCTGCGACCGCATCATCCGCGCTTCGGCGCCCGCCTTCGATCCGCTGCCGCTCTACAGCCGCGTCGCCGCGCACCCGGCCGGGTGGCTGACGTTGATCCCGCTCGCGAACCGCACCGCGATCGAGTTCGCCTATGACAGCGCATCATTGTCCGACGCCGGCGCTCCCGCCGCCCTCGCGGCGGCGCTGGGGCGCCCCGCCGACGCCGCGCCGCCCGCCGCGCTCGGGGCGGCCGCGCGACCGCGCCCGTGGATCGGCAATGTCGTCGCGGTCGGCCCGGGGGCAGGCGATGCCCCGCCGCTCGACGGCGCCGAACTGCTCCTGCTCCAGCTTGGCATCGCGCAGCTCGTGCTGCTCTGGCCGATCGACCGCGCCGAGATGCCCGAGGCCGCTATCTATAACGAGGAACTTGCGGGCACCCGCGCGCGCGTCGCCGACTTCACCGCGCAGCATTTCCGCCTCAACGCGCGCATCGGCGAACCCTATTGGGACGCCGCGCGCGCCGCGCCGGTCTCGGTCGAACTCGCGGCCAAGATCGACCTGTTCGCCGCGCGCGGCATGTTCGCGCATTATAATCACGAGGCGCATGTCGAGGACAGCTGGGCGCTCGTCATGGCGGGGCACGGCGTGACCCCGCGCAGCTTCGATCCGCAGGCACTCTTGACCGAAGATCAGGCGCTGATGGCCGAATTTCAGCGCCAGCTCCGCGCCGTCGCGAGCGACGTCCATGCGATGGAAAGCCACGCCGACGCACTACGGCGGATGCGCGAATGA
- a CDS encoding tryptophan halogenase family protein: protein MSARARAVRRIVIVGGGTAGWMTAAALGRALAGHSHDITLVESEAIGTIGVGEATVPPIHEFNRYLRLDPADFLRATHGTIKLGIAFEGWGGADRRYFHPFGYLGIEMSGIHFHHYWLRHLAAGGDSDHGPYNLETMAAREGRFAPATRHGPVHHAVQFDAAAYARLLRSYAEDKGVTRIEGKVADVRLDPEDGFITALALDDGRVIDGDFFIDCSGFRGLLIEGALHTGYTEWSHWLPCDSAVAMPCESTGDPSPFTSSTAREAGWQWRIPLQHRTGNGYVYSSAHLGHDEAEALLRSRLPGAPLADANRLRFAAGHRKAIWNRNCVAIGLAGGFIEPLESTSIHLIQTTIIRLLSLLPRDAVDPNVVRRFNRDALHEYEVIRDFVIAHYALANRDDTPFWRDVAAAGMPDSLAERIEAFRATGNILFEPGDLFGPTNWYAVLTGQGVRPQSWHPIADGLSGEELASRLATLRGRVAEQLAELPPHAEFLRRLNS, encoded by the coding sequence ATGAGCGCGCGGGCGCGCGCCGTGCGGCGCATCGTCATCGTCGGCGGCGGCACCGCGGGCTGGATGACCGCGGCGGCGCTCGGCCGCGCGCTGGCCGGCCACTCGCACGACATCACCCTCGTCGAATCGGAGGCGATCGGCACCATCGGCGTCGGCGAGGCGACGGTGCCGCCGATCCACGAATTCAACCGCTACCTCCGGCTCGATCCGGCCGATTTCCTCCGCGCGACGCACGGCACGATCAAGCTCGGCATCGCGTTCGAGGGCTGGGGCGGGGCGGATCGCCGCTATTTTCATCCCTTCGGTTATCTCGGCATCGAAATGTCGGGCATCCATTTCCATCATTATTGGCTCAGGCACCTCGCGGCGGGCGGCGATAGCGATCACGGCCCCTATAATCTCGAGACGATGGCCGCGCGCGAGGGCCGCTTTGCGCCCGCAACCCGCCACGGCCCGGTGCATCATGCCGTCCAGTTCGACGCCGCCGCCTACGCGCGATTGCTGCGAAGCTATGCCGAGGACAAGGGCGTCACGCGGATCGAGGGCAAGGTCGCCGACGTCCGCCTCGATCCCGAAGATGGCTTCATCACCGCGCTCGCGCTCGACGATGGCCGCGTCATCGACGGCGACTTCTTCATCGACTGTTCGGGCTTTCGCGGCCTCCTCATCGAAGGCGCGCTCCACACCGGCTACACCGAATGGAGCCACTGGCTGCCATGCGACAGCGCGGTCGCCATGCCGTGCGAAAGCACCGGCGACCCGTCGCCCTTTACGAGCTCGACCGCGCGCGAGGCGGGGTGGCAATGGCGCATCCCGCTCCAGCACCGCACCGGCAACGGCTATGTCTATTCGAGCGCGCATCTCGGCCATGACGAGGCCGAGGCGCTGCTGCGCTCGCGCCTCCCCGGCGCGCCGCTCGCCGACGCCAACCGGCTGCGTTTCGCCGCGGGGCATCGCAAGGCGATCTGGAACCGCAACTGCGTCGCGATCGGGCTCGCGGGCGGCTTCATCGAACCCTTGGAATCGACCTCGATCCACCTCATCCAGACGACCATCATCCGCCTGCTGTCGCTGCTGCCGCGCGACGCGGTCGATCCGAATGTCGTCCGCCGCTTCAACCGCGACGCGCTCCACGAATATGAGGTGATACGCGATTTCGTGATCGCGCATTATGCGCTCGCGAACCGCGACGACACGCCCTTCTGGCGCGATGTCGCCGCGGCGGGCATGCCCGACAGCCTCGCCGAGCGGATCGAGGCGTTTCGCGCCACCGGCAACATTCTCTTCGAACCCGGCGATCTGTTCGGTCCGACGAACTGGTACGCGGTGCTGACGGGGCAGGGGGTGCGGCCGCAAAGCTGGCACCCGATCGCCGACGGCCTCTCCGGCGAGGAACTGGCTTCGCGCCTCGCGACGCTGCGCGGCCGCGTCGCCGAACAGCTCGCCGAGCTGCCGCCGCATGCGGAATTTCTGCGACGGCTCAATTCCTAA
- a CDS encoding GntR family transcriptional regulator, which produces MSLIERVGPLQKDDPTPLYLQLQKILRDAIEGQVVKAEEAIPTERDLAEEFDVSRITVRKAIDGLVADGIVTRRRGAGTFVTRPRVEKSFSKLTSFSEDMASRGRKPHSKWVSKTAGAVTPEEALSLGLSPGSLVYRFHRIRYADDISMALEYATIPAYCLPSVEAVGASLYEALEAAGHLPVRALQRLRAIAATAEQAEMLEIEPGTPGLFIERRGFLADGRTAEFTQSFYRGDAYDVVAELNG; this is translated from the coding sequence TTGTCACTGATCGAACGCGTGGGTCCGCTCCAGAAGGACGATCCGACACCGCTTTACCTGCAACTGCAGAAAATCCTGCGCGACGCGATCGAGGGACAGGTCGTGAAGGCCGAGGAAGCGATCCCGACCGAGCGCGACCTGGCCGAGGAATTCGACGTGTCGCGCATCACGGTGCGCAAGGCGATCGACGGGCTGGTCGCCGACGGCATCGTCACGCGCCGCCGCGGCGCCGGGACCTTCGTCACCCGCCCGCGCGTCGAAAAGAGTTTTTCCAAGCTCACCTCCTTTTCGGAGGACATGGCCTCTCGCGGGCGCAAGCCGCACAGCAAATGGGTGAGCAAGACCGCGGGCGCGGTAACGCCGGAGGAGGCGCTGTCGCTCGGCCTGTCGCCGGGGTCGCTCGTCTATCGCTTCCACCGCATCCGCTATGCCGACGACATTTCGATGGCGCTCGAATATGCGACGATCCCGGCCTATTGCCTGCCGTCGGTCGAGGCGGTGGGCGCGTCGCTCTACGAGGCGCTGGAAGCGGCGGGACATCTGCCCGTCCGCGCGCTGCAGCGGCTTCGCGCGATCGCGGCGACGGCCGAGCAGGCCGAGATGCTGGAGATCGAGCCGGGGACGCCGGGGCTGTTCATCGAGCGGCGTGGCTTTCTGGCCGACGGGCGCACTGCCGAGTTCACGCAGAGCTTCTATCGGGGTGATGCGTATGATGTCGTAGCGGAGCTGAACGGGTAG